In a genomic window of Streptomyces sp. SJL17-4:
- a CDS encoding lysylphosphatidylglycerol synthase transmembrane domain-containing protein, with protein MVMAPDTQPPEEGKADVPERVSGDEPLLAARVHRPSDLMRLLAGLLAIGLVIAVAAFAHATTSGLEEDINKGAVGAPDVFVKIAGLVSSIAVLLVPVAFAIERLIKRDGLRIADGVLAAVLAHGLTLATDLWVAQAAPGTIQDALTQPASGGGLTDPVHNYLAPVIAYMTAVGMARRPRWRVSLWVVLLLDAFTMLVAGYTTALSIVLTVLIGWTVAYGTLYAVGSPNVRPTGQTLLAGLRRVGFRPVTALRAEGVPDSSDSGDRGRRYIVTLEDGPPLDVTVVDREQQAHGFFYRAWRRITLRTITTRRSIVSLRQALEQEALLAYAAIAAGANAPKLIATSELGPDAVMLVYEHIGGRSLDSLDDDDITDELVRSAWRQVRALQSRRIAHRRLTGDAILVDRSGRVILTDLRGGEIAAGDLILRMDIAQLLTTLGLRVGAERTVAAAVEVLGPDAVADCLPLLQPIALSRSTRATLRKRARERSAREREAVLAASETAKHERELAKAQAAEAAAAPTAVRAETKAEKKADKKAEKRALDTALDEAREEDLLAQIRQQVLLIRPQAPAEPVRLERIKPRTLVSLIAGAVAAYFLLSQISRTPLSTISEADWRWVAAAVLFSAVSYVAAAMSLLGFVPERVGFWRTVVAQVAGSFVKIVAPAAVGGVALNTRFLQRSGVRPGLAVASVGASQLFGLGAHILLLLAFGYLTGTERSQSFTPSRTVIAGLLTVAVLVLVVTAIPFMRKFVSTRLRSLFAGVVPRMLDVLQRPMKLVTGIGGMLLLTLTFVLCLDASIRAFDHNNVSISYASVAVVFLAGNALGSAAPTPGGVGAVETALTIGLVAVGLPIEVATPAVLLYRLLTLWIPVLPGWLCFNWLTKREAL; from the coding sequence ATGGTGATGGCCCCGGACACCCAGCCCCCCGAGGAGGGCAAGGCCGACGTGCCCGAGCGGGTCTCCGGCGACGAACCGCTGCTCGCCGCCCGCGTCCACCGGCCCTCGGACCTGATGCGGCTGCTCGCCGGTCTGCTCGCCATCGGGCTCGTCATCGCCGTCGCCGCGTTCGCCCACGCGACGACCTCGGGCCTCGAGGAGGACATCAACAAGGGCGCCGTCGGCGCACCCGATGTCTTCGTCAAGATCGCCGGTCTCGTCTCCTCCATCGCCGTCCTGCTCGTCCCCGTAGCCTTCGCCATCGAACGCCTGATCAAACGTGACGGGCTGCGCATCGCGGACGGCGTCCTCGCCGCCGTGCTCGCGCACGGCCTCACCCTCGCCACCGACCTCTGGGTCGCCCAGGCCGCCCCCGGCACCATCCAGGACGCGCTGACCCAGCCGGCGTCCGGGGGCGGGCTCACCGACCCCGTGCACAACTACCTCGCGCCGGTGATCGCGTACATGACCGCCGTCGGCATGGCCCGCAGGCCGCGCTGGCGGGTGTCGCTCTGGGTGGTGCTGCTGCTCGACGCCTTCACCATGCTGGTGGCCGGCTACACCACCGCGCTCTCGATCGTCCTGACCGTCCTGATCGGCTGGACGGTGGCGTACGGCACGCTGTACGCGGTCGGCTCCCCCAACGTCCGGCCCACCGGACAGACCCTCCTCGCCGGTCTGCGCCGGGTCGGCTTCCGGCCGGTCACGGCGCTGCGCGCCGAGGGCGTGCCCGACTCGTCGGACAGCGGCGACCGGGGCCGCCGGTACATCGTGACCCTGGAGGACGGGCCTCCGCTCGACGTCACCGTCGTCGACCGCGAGCAGCAGGCACACGGCTTCTTCTACCGCGCGTGGCGGCGGATCACCCTGCGGACGATCACCACCCGCCGGTCGATCGTCTCGCTGCGGCAGGCCCTGGAGCAGGAGGCGCTCCTCGCGTACGCGGCGATCGCCGCCGGGGCGAACGCGCCGAAGCTGATCGCCACCTCCGAGCTCGGCCCGGACGCCGTGATGCTCGTCTACGAGCACATCGGCGGCCGCAGCCTCGACTCGCTCGACGACGACGACATCACCGACGAGCTGGTCCGCAGCGCCTGGCGGCAGGTACGGGCGCTCCAGTCGCGCCGGATCGCGCACCGCCGACTCACGGGCGACGCGATTCTGGTGGATCGTTCCGGCAGGGTGATCCTCACCGATCTGCGGGGCGGCGAGATCGCGGCCGGCGACCTGATCCTGCGGATGGACATCGCCCAGCTGCTCACCACCCTCGGTCTGCGGGTCGGTGCCGAGCGCACGGTCGCCGCGGCCGTCGAGGTGCTCGGCCCGGACGCCGTCGCCGACTGCCTGCCGCTGCTCCAGCCGATCGCGCTGAGCCGCTCCACGCGCGCGACGCTGCGGAAACGGGCCCGGGAACGGTCGGCCCGCGAGCGGGAGGCCGTGCTCGCGGCCTCGGAGACGGCCAAGCACGAGCGGGAACTGGCGAAGGCCCAGGCCGCGGAGGCCGCCGCGGCCCCGACAGCCGTACGGGCGGAGACCAAGGCCGAGAAGAAGGCGGACAAGAAGGCCGAGAAGCGGGCCCTGGACACGGCGCTCGACGAGGCCCGCGAGGAGGACCTGCTGGCCCAGATCCGGCAGCAGGTGCTCCTGATCCGCCCGCAGGCGCCGGCCGAGCCGGTCCGGCTCGAGCGGATCAAGCCGCGGACCCTGGTCAGTCTGATCGCGGGCGCGGTCGCCGCCTACTTCCTGCTGTCGCAGATCTCCCGGACGCCGCTGTCGACGATCAGCGAGGCGGACTGGCGGTGGGTGGCGGCCGCGGTGCTGTTCTCCGCGGTCAGCTATGTGGCGGCGGCGATGAGCCTGCTCGGCTTCGTGCCGGAGCGGGTCGGGTTCTGGCGGACGGTGGTGGCGCAGGTCGCCGGCTCGTTCGTGAAGATCGTCGCCCCGGCGGCGGTCGGCGGTGTCGCCCTGAACACCCGCTTCCTCCAGCGCTCGGGGGTACGGCCGGGCCTCGCGGTGGCGAGCGTCGGCGCCTCCCAGCTCTTCGGCCTCGGGGCGCACATCCTGCTCCTGCTCGCCTTCGGCTATCTGACGGGAACGGAGCGGTCGCAGTCCTTCACCCCGTCGAGGACGGTCATCGCCGGTCTCCTCACCGTCGCGGTGCTCGTGCTCGTCGTGACGGCGATCCCGTTCATGCGGAAGTTCGTCTCGACCCGGCTGCGCTCGCTCTTCGCGGGTGTGGTGCCGCGCATGCTGGACGTGCTCCAGCGGCCGATGAAGCTGGTCACCGGCATCGGCGGGATGCTGCTGCTCACCCTCACCTTCGTGCTCTGCCTGGACGCCTCGATCCGGGCCTTCGACCACAACAACGTGTCGATCAGCTACGCGAGCGTGGCGGTCGTCTTCCTCGCGGGCAACGCGCTCGGCTCGGCGGCGCCGACCCCGGGCGGCGTGGGAGCGGTCGAGACCGCGCTCACCATCGGCCTGGTGGCCGTCGGCCTCCCCATCGAGGTCGCCACCCCGGCCGTCCTGCTCTACCGCCTGCTGACCCTGTGGATCCCGGTCCTCCCGGGCTGGCTCTGCTTCAACTGGCTGACGAAGCGCGAGGCGCTGTAG
- a CDS encoding ATP-dependent DNA helicase has protein sequence MTARITDPEQLKELLGIPFTPEQTACITAPLAPQVVVAGAGSGKTTVMAARVVWLVGTGQVAPEQVLGLTFTNKAAGELAERVRTALVRAGVTDPDVIDPAQPSPGHHPSTTAVPADPYYMPGEPRISTYHAFAGQLLTDHGLRIGLEPTSRLLADATRYQLAARVLREAPGPYPALTRSFPTLITDLLALDAELAEHLVPPERLLSYDSALLTALADAKLSNAELRKIPEAATARRELLDLVVRYRAAKRSRDLLDFGDQIARSAELATTRPEVGEILRDEFRVVLLDEYQDTSVAQRLLLAGLFGQGPTGTPTGHAVTAVGDPCQAIYGWRGASVANLDDFPEHFPHADGSPADRYSLSENRRSGGRLLDLANGLAAPLRAMHAGVEALRPAPGAEADGSVRIALLPTHAEEIDWLADSLAHLVRAGREPGEIAVLCRTATDFPAIHAALVARDVPVEVVGLSGLLHLPEIADLVAVCEVLQDPGANAALVRLLTGPRWRVGPRDLALLGRRARHLVHRGGDEPDPEQRLAAAVEGVDPAEVVSLADALDTFLDSAGTADDGLAFSADARVRFARLAAELRALRGSLADPLMDVLHRVLSATGLEVELSASPQALAARRRETLGHFLDIAAGFASLDGEASLLAFLGFLRTAVQFEKGLDSALPGGENTVKVLTAHKSKGLEWDVVAVPGLVTGQFPSARARESWTSQPQVLPHALRGDTATLPDIDTWNAKALTAFKNEMRDHQHTEELRLGYVTFTRPRSLLLGSAHWWGPSQKKPRGPSDFLQALYEHCEAGHGEIEAWAEEPEKDAKNPTLEETDDDQAWPLPLDAEALKRRRKAAEDVKTRLWAIVPQGGGGTPGRSPGEGGHNPTSTAPDLPDPYPEDLWPEEEEPVWDEDEEALPEDTHADRVPAPREQELTPEELRTITSWDRDLTALTTELRRTRATTRDVLLPAYLSASQVLRLAADPDGFAQELARPMPKAPQPAARRGTRFHAWVESRFEELPLPFLGPEDLPGGEDFAGEPEILDERDLDELKEAFARTEYAHRTPYRVEVPVHLSLGGRVVRGRIDAVYRDPESGAYEIVDWKTSRSRTADPLQLAIYRLAWAEQHGLAPEDVAAAFVYVRTGEVARPTRLPGRAELEALLLGEPAADADEALLPGGAPPGAG, from the coding sequence GTGACCGCACGCATCACCGACCCCGAGCAGCTCAAGGAGCTCCTCGGCATCCCGTTCACCCCGGAGCAGACGGCCTGCATCACCGCGCCGCTCGCCCCGCAGGTCGTCGTGGCCGGAGCCGGCTCCGGCAAGACGACGGTGATGGCCGCCCGCGTGGTCTGGCTGGTCGGCACGGGCCAGGTCGCCCCCGAGCAGGTCCTCGGCCTCACTTTCACCAACAAGGCCGCCGGTGAGCTCGCCGAGCGCGTCCGCACCGCCCTCGTCCGCGCCGGAGTGACCGACCCCGACGTCATCGACCCGGCCCAGCCGTCGCCCGGCCACCACCCCTCAACGACGGCGGTGCCCGCCGACCCCTACTACATGCCGGGCGAGCCCCGGATCTCCACCTACCACGCGTTCGCCGGGCAGCTCCTCACCGACCACGGCCTCCGCATCGGCCTCGAACCCACCTCCCGGCTCCTCGCCGACGCCACCCGCTACCAGCTCGCCGCCCGCGTCCTGCGCGAGGCCCCCGGCCCGTACCCGGCGCTCACCCGCTCCTTCCCGACCCTGATCACCGACCTGCTCGCCCTCGACGCCGAGCTCGCCGAACACCTCGTACCGCCGGAAAGACTGCTTTCGTACGACTCCGCGCTGCTCACCGCCCTCGCCGACGCCAAGCTCAGCAACGCCGAGCTGCGGAAGATCCCCGAGGCCGCCACCGCCCGACGCGAACTCCTCGACCTCGTCGTCCGCTACCGGGCCGCCAAGCGCTCCCGCGACCTGCTCGACTTCGGCGACCAGATCGCCCGCTCCGCCGAGCTGGCCACCACCCGGCCCGAGGTCGGCGAGATCCTCCGCGACGAGTTCCGGGTCGTCCTCCTCGACGAGTACCAGGACACGTCCGTCGCCCAGCGGCTCCTGCTCGCCGGCCTCTTCGGCCAAGGCCCCACGGGCACGCCCACCGGCCACGCGGTGACCGCCGTCGGCGACCCCTGCCAGGCCATCTACGGCTGGCGGGGCGCCTCCGTCGCCAACCTCGACGACTTCCCCGAGCACTTCCCGCACGCGGACGGCAGCCCCGCCGACCGCTATTCGCTCTCCGAGAACCGGCGCAGCGGCGGCCGTCTCCTCGACCTCGCCAACGGACTCGCCGCCCCCCTGCGCGCCATGCACGCGGGCGTGGAGGCGCTGCGCCCCGCGCCCGGCGCCGAGGCCGACGGAAGCGTCCGCATCGCCCTCCTCCCCACCCACGCCGAGGAGATCGACTGGCTCGCGGACTCCCTCGCCCACCTCGTCCGCGCCGGCCGGGAGCCCGGCGAGATCGCCGTCCTGTGCCGTACGGCCACCGACTTCCCCGCGATCCACGCGGCCCTCGTCGCCCGTGACGTCCCCGTCGAGGTCGTCGGCCTCTCCGGCCTCCTCCACCTGCCCGAGATCGCCGACCTGGTCGCCGTCTGCGAGGTCCTCCAGGACCCGGGGGCCAACGCCGCCCTGGTCCGCCTCCTCACCGGCCCCCGCTGGCGCGTCGGCCCCCGCGACCTCGCCCTCCTCGGCAGGCGGGCCCGCCACCTCGTCCACCGGGGCGGCGACGAACCCGACCCCGAGCAGCGGCTCGCCGCCGCCGTCGAGGGCGTCGACCCGGCCGAGGTCGTCTCCCTCGCCGACGCGCTCGACACCTTCCTCGACTCCGCAGGCACGGCCGACGACGGCCTCGCGTTCTCCGCCGACGCCCGGGTCCGCTTCGCGCGCCTCGCCGCCGAACTGCGCGCCCTGCGCGGCTCGCTCGCCGACCCCCTCATGGACGTCCTGCACCGGGTGCTCTCCGCGACCGGCCTCGAAGTCGAACTCTCCGCCTCCCCGCAGGCGCTCGCCGCCCGCCGCCGCGAGACCCTCGGCCACTTCCTCGACATCGCCGCCGGATTCGCCTCCCTGGACGGCGAGGCGAGCCTCCTCGCGTTCCTCGGTTTCCTGCGTACGGCCGTCCAGTTCGAGAAGGGCCTCGACAGCGCCCTGCCCGGCGGCGAGAACACCGTCAAGGTCCTCACCGCCCACAAGTCCAAGGGCCTGGAATGGGACGTCGTCGCCGTCCCCGGCCTGGTCACCGGACAGTTCCCCAGCGCCCGCGCCCGCGAGTCGTGGACCTCGCAGCCCCAGGTGCTCCCGCACGCCCTGCGCGGCGACACGGCCACGCTCCCGGACATCGACACCTGGAACGCGAAGGCCCTCACCGCCTTCAAGAACGAGATGCGGGACCACCAGCACACCGAGGAACTCCGCCTCGGCTACGTCACCTTCACCCGGCCCCGCTCCCTCCTGCTCGGCTCCGCCCACTGGTGGGGCCCGTCCCAGAAGAAGCCTCGGGGCCCCTCGGACTTCCTCCAGGCCCTGTACGAACACTGCGAGGCGGGCCACGGGGAGATCGAGGCCTGGGCGGAAGAACCGGAAAAGGACGCGAAGAACCCGACGCTGGAGGAAACGGACGACGACCAGGCCTGGCCGCTCCCGCTGGACGCGGAGGCGTTGAAGCGCCGCCGGAAGGCGGCGGAGGACGTCAAGACCAGGTTGTGGGCCATCGTCCCGCAGGGCGGTGGGGGCACCCCCGGACGAAGTCCGGGGGAGGGTGGGCACAACCCCACCAGCACGGCGCCCGACCTCCCGGACCCGTACCCGGAGGACCTCTGGCCCGAAGAGGAGGAACCCGTCTGGGACGAGGACGAGGAGGCCCTCCCCGAGGACACCCACGCGGACAGGGTCCCGGCCCCCCGGGAACAGGAGCTCACCCCCGAAGAGCTCCGAACCATCACCTCCTGGGACCGCGACCTCACCGCCCTCACCACCGAACTCCGCCGCACCCGCGCCACCACCCGTGACGTCCTGCTCCCCGCCTACCTCTCCGCCTCCCAGGTCCTCCGCCTCGCCGCCGACCCCGACGGCTTCGCCCAGGAGCTGGCCCGGCCGATGCCGAAGGCCCCGCAGCCGGCGGCCCGTCGGGGCACCCGGTTCCACGCCTGGGTGGAGTCCCGGTTCGAGGAGCTGCCGCTGCCGTTCCTCGGCCCGGAGGACCTGCCCGGCGGGGAGGACTTCGCCGGGGAGCCGGAGATCCTCGACGAACGGGACCTCGACGAGCTGAAGGAGGCCTTCGCCCGTACCGAGTACGCCCACCGCACCCCGTACCGCGTCGAGGTCCCCGTACACCTCTCGCTCGGCGGCCGGGTCGTCCGGGGCCGGATCGACGCCGTCTACCGGGACCCGGAGTCCGGCGCGTACGAGATCGTCGACTGGAAGACGAGCCGGTCGCGCACCGCCGACCCGCTCCAGCTCGCGATCTACCGGCTCGCCTGGGCCGAGCAGCACGGCCTCGCGCCCGAGGACGTGGCCGCCGCCTTCGTCTACGTACGCACCGGCGAGGTCGCCCGCCCCACCCGCCTGCCAGGCCGGGCCGAGCTGGAGGCACTCCTCCTCGGAGAGCCGGCGGCGGACGCCGACGAGGCCCTCCTGCCGGGCGGGGCACCCCCGGGCGCCGGATAG
- a CDS encoding ATP-dependent DNA helicase, whose translation MDPPQLDATQREVVDHGGGPLLVLAGPGTGKTTTLVEAVAARMEQGADPERLLVLTFSRKAAVELRDRMAARLGGRRPPQATTFHSYCYALIRAHQDAELFAEPLRLLSGPEQDLAVRELLAGHIDLEKAGLGSIRWPDELRACLTTRGFADEVRAVLARSRELGLGPDALARFAERVGRPDWKAAAGFLAEYLDVLDLQGVLDYTELVHRAVLLAEDISLPAYDAIYVDEYQDTDPAQVRLLHALAAGGRRTVVAFGDPDQSIYAFRGADVNGILDFPASFGGADVRVLRTARRSGAELLKATRLLAQRMPMPRLPADKVRAHRDLTAVRDGGGAEAYTYPTASAEAENIADLLRRAHLEDGVPWQDMAVLTRAAASLPSLRRALTSAGVPVETDAADTPLRHEPAVAPLLLALRAVSATDPVVGKRSARAMGASPDEVWGREGTTHDGAAPSAPLSDAARVEPAPVEPAPVDPARVEPAPVEPAPAPTWLPVETALELLASPLAGVDPADLRRLGRALRDEERAGGNKVPAPSDTLLARALAEPERLAAHDPAYARGAQRLGQLLQETRTLLAAGGTAEEALWVLWSRTPWPGRLERAALRGGPAGRNADRDLDAVCALFETAARAEERVGGRGVLNFLEELDAQDIAADTLTRRHTRPDAVRLMTAHRSKGLEWSLVVVAGVQEGLWPDLRRRGSLLEADRIGRDGLAEPLTPGALLAEERRLFYVAATRARDRLVVTAVKAAAEDGDQPSRFLTELGAEPKDVPGRPRRPLAVSALVAELRATTVDPDASPALRDAAAHRLAELAALTDEDGQPLVPAAHPDRWWGLFEPTRGPEPLRDRDRPVALSPSSLDNLVSTCSLQWFLGREVKAAAPATAAQGFGNVVHVLADEVASGRTPADLDVLMARLDSVWDALAFDAPWKSAQEKQNARVALERFLSWHVMDRGGRTPAASEHDFDVTLEAGAYEVRIRGSMDRVETDEQGRAYVVDFKTGKSAPTKDEVAHHPQLAVYQLAVREGALDEVLDGRRPEPGGAELVQLRQAAPQKEGGDALPKVQAQEPLAGEWVGELLANAAGRVLDERFTPTTGQHCTNCSFRASCSAQPEGRQVVD comes from the coding sequence ATGGATCCCCCTCAGCTGGACGCAACCCAACGCGAAGTGGTTGACCACGGCGGCGGACCTCTTCTCGTCCTCGCCGGACCCGGCACCGGCAAGACGACGACCCTCGTCGAGGCCGTCGCCGCCCGGATGGAGCAGGGCGCCGACCCCGAACGGCTCCTCGTGCTCACCTTCAGCCGCAAGGCCGCCGTCGAACTCCGCGACCGCATGGCCGCCCGGCTCGGCGGTCGGCGCCCGCCGCAGGCCACCACCTTCCATTCCTACTGCTACGCCCTGATCCGCGCCCACCAGGACGCCGAACTCTTCGCCGAACCGCTGCGGCTGCTCTCCGGACCCGAGCAGGACCTGGCCGTACGGGAACTGCTCGCCGGCCACATCGACCTGGAGAAGGCCGGCCTCGGAAGCATCCGCTGGCCCGACGAACTCCGCGCCTGCCTCACCACCCGCGGCTTCGCCGACGAGGTACGGGCCGTCCTCGCGCGCTCCCGCGAGCTGGGCCTCGGACCGGACGCCCTCGCCCGCTTCGCGGAGCGGGTCGGCCGGCCCGACTGGAAGGCCGCGGCCGGCTTCCTCGCCGAGTACCTCGACGTCCTCGACCTCCAGGGCGTCCTCGACTACACGGAACTCGTCCACCGGGCCGTGCTCCTCGCCGAGGACATCAGCCTGCCCGCGTACGACGCGATCTACGTCGACGAGTACCAGGACACCGACCCGGCACAGGTCCGGCTGCTGCACGCGCTGGCGGCCGGCGGCCGCCGCACGGTCGTCGCCTTCGGCGACCCCGACCAGTCCATCTACGCCTTCCGGGGCGCCGACGTGAACGGCATCCTCGACTTCCCCGCGTCCTTCGGCGGCGCGGACGTCCGGGTCCTGCGCACCGCGCGCCGCTCGGGCGCCGAGCTGCTCAAGGCGACCCGGCTGCTCGCCCAGCGGATGCCGATGCCCCGGCTCCCCGCCGACAAGGTCCGCGCCCACCGGGACCTCACGGCGGTACGGGACGGGGGCGGGGCGGAGGCGTACACGTACCCGACGGCGTCGGCGGAGGCCGAGAACATCGCCGACCTGCTGCGCCGCGCCCACCTGGAGGACGGCGTCCCCTGGCAGGACATGGCCGTCCTCACCCGCGCCGCCGCCTCCCTGCCGTCCCTCCGCCGCGCCCTCACCTCGGCGGGAGTCCCGGTGGAAACGGACGCGGCGGACACGCCGTTGCGCCACGAACCAGCGGTGGCCCCACTGCTGCTGGCGCTGCGGGCCGTGTCGGCGACGGACCCCGTTGTGGGCAAACGTTCCGCAAGGGCGATGGGGGCATCCCCGGACGAAGTCTGGGGGAGGGAGGGCACAACCCACGACGGCGCCGCACCGTCGGCGCCCCTTTCGGACGCCGCGCGCGTCGAGCCCGCACCCGTCGAGCCCGCACCCGTCGACCCCGCGCGCGTCGAGCCCGCACCCGTCGAGCCCGCACCCGCCCCCACCTGGCTCCCCGTCGAAACCGCACTCGAACTCCTCGCCTCGCCCCTCGCCGGAGTGGACCCGGCCGATCTGCGACGCCTCGGCCGCGCCCTCCGCGACGAGGAGCGCGCCGGAGGCAACAAGGTCCCCGCACCCTCCGACACCCTCCTCGCCCGTGCCCTCGCCGAACCCGAACGCCTCGCCGCCCACGATCCGGCGTACGCGCGCGGTGCCCAGCGGCTCGGGCAGCTCCTCCAGGAGACCCGGACGCTCCTCGCGGCCGGCGGCACCGCCGAGGAGGCCCTCTGGGTGCTCTGGAGCCGCACCCCCTGGCCCGGCCGCCTGGAGCGCGCCGCGCTCCGCGGCGGGCCCGCCGGGCGCAACGCCGACCGCGACCTCGACGCCGTCTGCGCCCTCTTCGAGACCGCCGCCCGCGCCGAGGAACGCGTCGGAGGCCGCGGCGTCCTCAACTTCCTCGAGGAGCTCGACGCTCAGGACATCGCCGCCGACACCCTCACCCGCCGCCACACCCGCCCCGACGCGGTCCGCCTCATGACCGCCCACCGTTCCAAGGGCCTGGAGTGGAGCCTCGTCGTCGTCGCCGGGGTCCAGGAGGGCCTCTGGCCCGACCTGCGCCGCCGCGGCTCCCTCCTGGAGGCCGACCGCATCGGCCGCGACGGCCTCGCCGAGCCCCTCACCCCCGGCGCCCTCCTCGCCGAGGAGCGCCGCCTCTTCTACGTGGCCGCCACGCGCGCGCGTGACCGGCTCGTCGTCACCGCCGTGAAGGCCGCCGCGGAGGACGGCGACCAGCCCTCCCGCTTCCTCACCGAGCTCGGCGCCGAGCCGAAGGACGTGCCAGGCCGCCCCCGCCGCCCCCTCGCCGTGTCCGCCCTGGTCGCCGAACTGCGCGCCACCACCGTCGACCCGGACGCCTCGCCCGCGCTCCGCGACGCCGCCGCCCACCGCCTCGCCGAGCTCGCCGCGCTCACCGACGAGGACGGCCAGCCGCTCGTCCCGGCCGCGCACCCGGACCGCTGGTGGGGACTGTTCGAGCCGACCCGCGGCCCGGAGCCGCTGCGCGACCGCGACCGGCCCGTCGCCCTCTCGCCGAGCTCCCTGGACAACCTGGTGAGCACCTGCTCCCTCCAGTGGTTCCTGGGCCGCGAGGTCAAGGCCGCGGCCCCCGCCACCGCGGCCCAGGGTTTCGGCAACGTCGTCCACGTCCTCGCCGACGAGGTCGCCTCCGGCCGTACCCCCGCCGACCTCGACGTCCTCATGGCCCGGCTGGACTCCGTGTGGGACGCCCTCGCGTTCGACGCGCCCTGGAAGTCGGCCCAGGAGAAGCAGAACGCGCGCGTGGCGCTCGAACGCTTCCTGAGCTGGCACGTCATGGACCGGGGCGGCCGCACCCCGGCCGCCTCGGAGCACGACTTCGACGTGACCCTGGAGGCGGGCGCGTACGAGGTCCGCATCCGCGGCTCCATGGACCGCGTCGAGACCGACGAGCAGGGCCGCGCGTACGTCGTCGACTTCAAGACCGGCAAGTCCGCGCCCACCAAGGACGAGGTCGCCCACCACCCGCAGCTCGCCGTCTACCAGCTCGCGGTCCGCGAGGGCGCCCTCGACGAGGTCCTCGACGGCAGGCGACCGGAACCCGGCGGCGCCGAGCTCGTACAGCTGCGGCAGGCCGCCCCGCAGAAGGAGGGCGGCGACGCCCTCCCCAAGGTCCAGGCGCAGGAACCGCTCGCCGGCGAGTGGGTCGGCGAGCTGCTCGCCAACGCCGCCGGCCGGGTCCTCGACGAGCGCTTCACCCCCACCACCGGCCAGCACTGCACGAACTGCTCGTTCCGCGCCTCGTGCAGCGCCCAGCCGGAGGGCCGCCAGGTCGTCGACTGA
- a CDS encoding MGMT family protein, giving the protein MGRMSMEVPVGETGELPEYAERVLDVADGIPPGRVMTYGDVAEWLGEGGPRQVGRVMALYGGTAPWWRVVRADGTLLPGHELRALDHYREEGTPLRERGPAAEGHLPRIDMRRARWDGTHT; this is encoded by the coding sequence ATGGGGCGGATGAGCATGGAGGTGCCCGTGGGGGAGACCGGAGAACTGCCCGAGTACGCGGAGCGGGTGCTCGACGTCGCCGACGGGATCCCGCCCGGCCGGGTGATGACCTACGGCGACGTCGCCGAATGGCTGGGCGAGGGCGGGCCCCGCCAGGTCGGCCGGGTCATGGCCCTGTACGGCGGGACGGCGCCCTGGTGGCGGGTGGTCCGCGCGGACGGCACGCTGCTCCCCGGGCACGAGCTGAGGGCCCTCGACCACTACCGCGAGGAGGGCACGCCGCTGCGCGAGCGGGGTCCGGCGGCCGAGGGACACCTGCCCAGGATCGACATGCGGCGGGCGCGCTGGGACGGAACTCACACCTGA